One stretch of Numenius arquata chromosome 8, bNumArq3.hap1.1, whole genome shotgun sequence DNA includes these proteins:
- the IL34 gene encoding interleukin-34 has translation MQPGYAAVLCVLAVLGLEAAAPGECELTRLLQDKLQYEMRLQYMKHNFPIDYTVQVQYEEVLRPSNITRLRNGTVSEVALRYLWFHLSSQAVLRIREVLPEKHPSWKYTQELGHLFDALGKEYSKYRQTDVEAVVADLVKLVHSAGAESRRKGVRPKALLDNCLKVMRMLYGAPCRWDST, from the exons ATGCAGCCTGGCTACGCGGCCGTCCTGT gtgtcctggctgtgctggggctggaggctgctgcGCCGGGCGAATGCGAGCTCACCCGCCTGCTCCAGGACAAGCTGCAGTACGAGATGCGCCTGCAGTACATG aaACACAACTTCCCCATCGACTACACAGTCCAGGTCCAGTACGAAGAGGTGCTGAGGCCCTCCAACATCACCCGCCTG CGCAACGGGACGGTGTCGGAGGTGGCACTGCGGTACCTCTGGTTCCACCTCAGCTCCCAGGCGGTGCTGCGGATCCGCGAGGTGCTGCCGGAGAAGCATCCCTCCTGGAAGTACACCCAGGAGCTGGGCCACCTCTTCGACGCCCTGGGCAAGGAATACAGCAAGTACCGGCAG ACGGATGTGGAGGCGGTGGTGGCCGACCTGGTGAAGCTGGTCCACAGCGCGGGCGCCGAGAGCCGGAGGAAGGGTGTGCGCCCCAAGGCACTGCTGGACAACTGCCTCAAGGTCATGCGGATGCTCTACGGGGCACCTT GTCGGTGGGATTCCACCTAA
- the LOC141467193 gene encoding C-signal-like, whose translation MEGLGVGSVLLTGCDGGLGLGLLKGLMEQPRPPRHIFAACLDPQGKAVNEVALGCPSVVVLPLDVTDPNSIKAAVGKVQEKVGSAGLNLLINNTGTTRRSTLATETAENMTLVYTTNTIGPLQTSQAFLPLLKEAAEAEGQRGMSCSRAAIVNISSVLGSIEVVEAWEERQDVCYRCSKAALNMLTKCLALEYGGSGILCVSVDPGCVTPPLGRGTGPVTVEESVQGVLQVLAKLSATSNGTFWNWRGQTLPW comes from the exons atggaggggctgggggtgggcagcgTCCTGCTGACCGGCTGCGATGGGGGGCTCGGCCTGGGACTGCTCAAGGGCTTGATGGAGCAGCCCAGACCCCCCCGGCACATCTTCGCCGCTTGCCTGGACCCCCAGGGAAAG GCTGTCAATGAGGTGGCTTTGGGCTGCCCCAGCGTCGTGGTCCTGCCCCTAG ATGTGACAGACCCCAACAGCATCAAGGCGGCGGTGGGGAAGGTGCAGGAGAAGGTGGGAAGTGCCGGCCTCAACCTCCTGATCAACAACACCGGCACCACGCGCCGCAGCACGTTGGCCACCGAGACGGCGGAGAACATGACCCTGGTCTACACCACCAACACCATCGGGCCCCTGCAGACCAGCCAG GCGTTCCTGCCCCTGCTGAAGGAGgcggccgaggccgaagggcagcgtgggatgagctgcagcagagctgccatCGTCAACATCTCCAGCGTCCTGGGTTCCATCGAGGTGGTGGAGGcttgggaggagaggcaggacGTCTGCTACCGCTGCAGCAAG GCTGCTCTGAACATGCTCACCAAGTGCCTGGCCCTGGAGTATGGGGGCAGCGGGATCCTCTGCGTGTCTGTGGACCCCGGCTGTGTGACACCTCCCTTGGGAAGGGGGACG gGCCCTGTGACGGTAGAGGAGAGCGTGCAGGGTGTCCTGCAGGTGCTGGCCAAGCTCTCAGCCACCAGCAACGGCACCTTCTGGAACTGGAGAGGACAGACCCTGCCCTGGTGA